One Acidobacteriota bacterium genomic window, CCCGACTGCAGGCACGACAGGCGTTGCTCTTCGATGGGCTCGACGATGCGGAGTTGGTCGGTGACGTCCGGATCGAGGGTCCCAGCGGTGACCGCTTCGAGGCCGACCGCGCCAGATTTCTGCGCAAGGACGGACGCCTGAGTTGGATCCGGGCCCAGGGCGCCGTCCAGGCCGAGTTCTCCAAGGAGAACGATGCTCCGATGCGAACCGCCGGGGACGAGCTCGAGGCGGACTGGGACCGCAGCGGTGCGCCTGAGCGGGTGCATATGCGTGGCAGCGCAGAGCTGACGCTGGGTGCGCACTCGATCCACGGAGACGACATCGAAACGATTCGACGAACCGACACCGACCAGGGGATCCGCTGGGCCCTCGGCGCGACCGGCACCGTAGTCGTTCAGGGCGCGTTGGCCGATGGGCGGGGTTGGTTGCGCTGCAATCGATTCCAGGCCGAGGCCGACGCAGAGGGTGGCCTGCTGGGTGCCGAGGCCAGCGGGGAAGTTCGATTCAAGGGCGGTGGCGCGGAGGCTTCCGCGTCCCGTGCGACCCTACGCGATGGCGATGATCGGATGCAGATCATTCTGTGGGGTACCCCCCGTCGCAAGGCAAGATTGACCCGCGAACGATTGGAAGTCGCGGCGGTGCAGATTCGAACCGATTCGACCGGTAGCTTCCTGGATGCAAGCGGCAAGGTCGAAGCAACCGTACTCCCGACCGCTGCGGGCGAGGAGGCAGGTCCACTGCAGGGGATGTTTCACACCGCAGAAGCGATCCACTTCGTCTCGGAGACGATGGAGGGGAAGGACCACGGCCGCGTGACAACGTTCCGCGGGACCGTTCGCGCGTGGCAGGGCGAACGAAACCTGTCAGCAGAGACGGTCACGCTTCAGCGAGATGCGCGCACACTGCACGCAAGCGAGCGGGTCTCGAGTCGATTCCCTCGCCGGGAGGATCAGCCGGGCACCGCCGCCGAGGACTTCATCCAGATCGTGGCCGACACGCTGAATTTCAGCGACGCGCAACGTCGTGCGGTGTACGAGGGTCACGTCCGTGTCCGGCTCACCGAGGGCTGGGTGGAGACGACACGACTGGAGGCCGACCTACTGGAGGATGGGGGCATCGAGGAGATTCGAGGGCTCGGCGCGGTCCGCCTCGAGTTTCGACGTCCATCGGACGAAGGGGAAGACGAGGAGTGGATCCACGGAAATGCCGACCGGCTGGTCTACGTTCCGGCCGATGAGACGATCGTCCTTTACGGCGATACGACGCCGGCAACGGTCACGCAGGTTGGGGCCGGGGAAAGCCGTGCACGGGTGTTACGCTATCGATTGGACTCCGGTCAGCTCGAGGTCGACTCGGGCGACTCGGATCACGGCAGTATCCGAACAGGGGAGCCAGGTTAATGGAGGGTCTCTCGGCCCACGACCTCGAAAAGAGTTTCGGCGGTCGCAAGGTCGTCGATGGCGTCTCGATCGAGATCCGTAAGGGTGAAGTGGTGGGCCTGTTGGGTCCGAACGGCGCCGGCAAGACGACGTCATTTCATTTGATCCTGGGACTCGTTCCGCCAAACGGAGGTCGGGTCACCCTGAACGGCAAGGACATCACGACCCTGCCGATGTATCTGCGTGCACGTCGCGGCGTCGGCTACCTCCCCCAGGAGGCATCCATCTTTCGTCGTATGTCCGTCGAGGAGAACCTACTCGCCGTTCTGGAGATGGGCCCTCTCTCACGGGAAGAACGACGGGCCCGCTGCGACTCGCTGCTTCAGGAATTCGGGCTGGAACGAATCGCCCGCTCGCCCGGCTATGCATTGTCCGGCGGCGAACGTCGACGTGCCGAGATTGCACGGGCGTTGGCCAGCGACCCCGATTACATGATGCTGGATGAACCGTTCGCGGGAATCGACCCTATCGCAGTTTCAGATTTGCAACGCATCGTGGTGCAATTGAAAGAAAAAGGGCTCGGAGTCCTCATTACGGATCACAACGTGCGTGAGACTTTACAGATCACGGAACGCGCCTATATTATCAGTCAGGGAAAGATTTTTAGGCACGGAACCCCCGCGGAATTGGCCTCCGATGCAGAGGTCCGTAGGGTATATCTCGGAGACAACTTCAAGCTGCACTAGTGCAAGCCTGAGTGACGCACGCGATGGCCCTCGAGCAAAAACTTAGCGTCAAGATGAGCCAGCGACTGGTGATGACACCGTCGTTGCAGCAGGCGATCAAGCTACTCCAGATGTCCAAGCTGGAGCTTGTCGACGAGGTCCAGCAGGAGCTCCTTGAGAATCCGGTTCTCGAGGAGGCGCAACTGGATGCCGGTACCGGAGAGACCGCTCCGGAGACTCCCGCCGAAGACAACCGTGCCGAGGATGGATCCGCCGACGACCCGTACTCGGAGATCGATTACGAGTCCTACTTCCAGGAGATAGATCGCGACTACGTCCCGAAGGCGCCCCTCGAGACCCGTGACGATCTTCCGACCTTCGAGAACACCCTCAGCGAGAAGCCGAGTCTCTCGGAACACCTGACCTGGCAACTTGATCTCTCGACCTCCTCCGAGACCGAGAAGGAGATCGGGCGAGCCATCATCGGCAATATCAACGAGGACGGTCTTCTACGGGCAAGCGTCGATGAGATCGAGCAGCTAACCGACAGCTCTTCGGAAGAGGTCGAGGCGACCCTCCAGCTGATTCAAGCGTTCGATCCCGTCGGCGTCGCCGCCCGCAATCTTATTGAATGCCTGGTCCTGCAACTTCATCATCTCGGCCAGGAAGGAACCGCCGCCGAGACCATCGTTCGCGAGCATCTGGACAAGGTGCAGAATCGCCGATTCAAGGAGCTGGCGGCGGCCCTGGAAATCGACATGGAGGATCTGCAGGCGGAACTGGAGATCGTTCGTGGGTTGGATCCCAAACCAGGCCAGAAGTACAGCTCCGAAGACAGTCGTTACGTGGTGCCGGACGTCTACGTCGTGAAGATCGATGACGAGTATCAAATCCTGGTCAACGAGGATGGTCTTCCAAGGTTGCGGGTCAGCCCGGTCTATCGGAAAATGGTGGCTGCCGGCTCGGCCGAGAAGGCCAGCACGGAGACGAAGGAGTACGTTCGCAACAAGCTCCGCTCCGCCTTCCGACTCATCAAGAGTATCGAGGAGCGGCAGCGAACGATCTTCAAGGTGGCAACGGCGATCGTGAAGTTCCAGAAGGAATTCCTCGACTATGGCATCGATCGTATGCGGCCGCTGGTGCTCAAGGATGTGGCCGATGAAATC contains:
- the lptB gene encoding LPS export ABC transporter ATP-binding protein, with translation MEGLSAHDLEKSFGGRKVVDGVSIEIRKGEVVGLLGPNGAGKTTSFHLILGLVPPNGGRVTLNGKDITTLPMYLRARRGVGYLPQEASIFRRMSVEENLLAVLEMGPLSREERRARCDSLLQEFGLERIARSPGYALSGGERRRAEIARALASDPDYMMLDEPFAGIDPIAVSDLQRIVVQLKEKGLGVLITDHNVRETLQITERAYIISQGKIFRHGTPAELASDAEVRRVYLGDNFKLH
- the rpoN gene encoding RNA polymerase factor sigma-54; the encoded protein is MALEQKLSVKMSQRLVMTPSLQQAIKLLQMSKLELVDEVQQELLENPVLEEAQLDAGTGETAPETPAEDNRAEDGSADDPYSEIDYESYFQEIDRDYVPKAPLETRDDLPTFENTLSEKPSLSEHLTWQLDLSTSSETEKEIGRAIIGNINEDGLLRASVDEIEQLTDSSSEEVEATLQLIQAFDPVGVAARNLIECLVLQLHHLGQEGTAAETIVREHLDKVQNRRFKELAAALEIDMEDLQAELEIVRGLDPKPGQKYSSEDSRYVVPDVYVVKIDDEYQILVNEDGLPRLRVSPVYRKMVAAGSAEKASTETKEYVRNKLRSAFRLIKSIEERQRTIFKVATAIVKFQKEFLDYGIDRMRPLVLKDVADEIGMHESTVSRVVNSKYMHTHRGVFEMRFFFHSGISSRHGGDDISSLSVKEKIRKIIAAEDELKPLSDSAVVKLLKEEGLQIARRTVAKYREELRIPSSSQRKRAFR